CCAGGTCAGTAGAATAGCTTATGATGCAAAAAGTAATCCTAATGAGAAACTAAAGGCTTTGTTTCCCCACAGAGGAGATTATCGGGTTAATGAGCCAGTTTGGGCTGGAAGGAGAGACCCGCCTGTCAACCAGAGCTGGGAATGAGAGGTTGTCGGTCCTGCGTTTCCATAGAAACCAGCAGAGGTGACAGGTAAGAGTCCTCAATGTAAGGAGTACAATTGACAGTGATGTACTTTATTGTAAACTATGGTTTCTGATCATTAGTCAGACATGCATTAGTAGAGACAGTTCAACGCCCTTGCTTCCAGACTATGTTTCCATCTGGTCCCAGTTGCACCGCTCCACTGGCCACCAGCTCCAGAGCTTTAGGGAACGCTTTGTGCTCGGCCTCCCTGATTCTGGCCGACAGACTTTCCTCTGTGTCTCCAACCAACACCGGAACGGCTTCCTGGACCACGACGGCGCCTGCATCAACCTCTTCCTAGAAGaacagaagaacttttattgtGTGGATTTATTTGATGAGCTTTATATGTGTTAGCGCAACACTTACAGCTACAAAGTGGACGGTGCACCCAGTTATCAGCACTCTGGCCTGGAGAGCCTGTTGCTGGGCATTGACCCCTTTGAATGAAGGCAGCAGGGAGGGATGAATGTTGAGGAGCCTCCCTAAAgttaaagttacagttacttgggtacaaaagaaaaaaccagcacaaaaatacattttatttttaaacacaataaaactttaCACATAAACAGACTTTTACCATGCCATTTTTTCACAAAGATCCCAGTCAGGATCCTCATGAAACCAGCAAGGCAGACCAGTTCCACTCCAAACTCTTTAAGGACAAGGTCAATGGTGGCATCAAACTCAGCTCTGCTGCCATACAGCTTGTGATCCACAACCTGTtggaagacaaaaacagagatgaGTAAAACTTCACATTAATTAGGATGAATCCTAACCTACCCTGGTCTGGATGCCGGCCAGCGCTGCTCTCTTCAGACCCTGAACTCCAGGTCTGTTTGAAACCACCAACACGATCTCTGCTGAGCTGCATGGAGCTTTAGCCTGATCAATCAGGGCCTGCAGATTGGTACCTGAAGACAAACAAAGATGCACTTGCAGCAGGAGCCTCACTgctaaacatgacataaagacTTCTAACACACCTGTACCAGAGATGAGAACTGCTACTCTGCTCTTCTTGGGTGCTGTGATTTGATTTCCATGGAAACCATGTTCCTTTACGTCCACAGTCCCAGCATTCATCAAGCTCTGCTTCAGGTTGAAAACCACCACAGaagaaacatctggaaaaaaGGATGTTTAATATGCATTAGATTAAACATAACCTTAAGATGTTGACAAGTGCATTTGTTTTCTAACCTGGTTGCTTAGGAACAAGAGAGCCCACCACCCAGGCTTCATCATGGACCTGCAGCTGAGACAGAACCTTCTGAGCATCAGCCGGACCGACCACCAGAACCGCACCGAGCCCACAGTTGAAGGTTCTGCTCGTCTCCTCCTCACTCAGAGATCCTTCTTCATAGAGCCAAGAGAAAACAGCTGGAATCCTCCACTGGGACGCATCTGAAAGAAACCACAATAAGACTTTCTTCCTTCCATTAAACTCATTACAATGAGTCTGTCTGCTTTCCTCTCACCCAACTCTGCTGCCAGACCCTGGGGCAGAACCCGGGGCAGGTTCTCCAGAAGCCCCCCACCGGTGATGTGAGCGTAGGCTTTAACCGCCCCGCTGCGCAGGACGGGCAGCAGCAGGCGGCTGTAGATCTTAGTAGGAGTCAGCAACACCTCGCCTagaaagaaatgattaaaatgtaGTAAAGGTTTTTCTAAACTCACAACATTgacataaaactttatttaaaagaaactgaCCGACAGTCTGGTCCTGGTTCCCAAACGGAGCAGCAGAGCTCAAACTCAGTTTGCTTCTCTCCAGAACTTTACGGACCAGACTGAAGCCGTTGCTGTGAATCCCAGAGGAAGCCACGCCGATCAGCACGTCTCCCTCCGAGATGTCCTGTAGCCGTGGCAACAAGGCGCCCCGCTCCGCCGCGCCGACACAGAACCCGGCCAGGTCGTACTCTCCGGCAGCATAAACACCGGGCATCTCTGCCGTTTCACCGCCTGTCAGATGGTTCAGAATCATCATGAAGTCCGTTTGGGCAACAGACTGGCTGAGTCGGGTCGGTTTTTACCCAGCAGGGCGCAGCCGGCCGCCTCACACGCCTTGGCGACGCCGCCGACGATGGAGGCGGCAACTTCTACATCCAGACTGCCGCAAGAGAAGTAGTCCAGGAAGAAGAGCGGCTCGGCGCCGTGAGCCAAAACATCGTTCACACACATGGCAACCAAGTCCTGACCCAGACCGCCATGACGGCCACAGGCCTGGGCGATCTGGGGAACAGAACCAGGAATCACTCAATAGAACCAGGAATCACTCAATAGAACCAGGAATCACTCAATAGAACTCATTTACTACATTTGACTGAAAAGCTTGAAGCAAAACAATAACACTATATTTCCCCCTGCAATATATTATTTGCAGTAcaacattaaatacatttctcctttgttttaaataatacacTTTAAACACTTCTCTACTCCCACCTTCAGCTTAGTTCCAACACCGTCTGTCCCAGAAACCAGGATCGGGTCAACAAACCCGGCCGCCTTCAGGTCAAACAGTCCAGCAAAACCTCCCAGCTCTGCATCGCAGCCTGAGAAATAAAGAGATGAGtggagcagaaacaaacactcCCTCTGTTACCAAACAGCAGAGCGTTACCGGGTCGGGTCGTGGCTCTGGCCAGAGGCTTGATGATGTCCACCAGCTGGTTCCCAGCAGCGATGTCCACTCCGCTGTCCTTGTAGGTCAGACGCCTGCTGGAGGAAAATGGTTTAAATTTTGTAAACCTGAACGATCTTCACTGCATGTCTACAAAAACTAAACTACTTACAACTGGAAATAATTACTGATACACACCAAGTCAATTTTAAGAGCTTTAATCTTTATTTGGAATATTTATAACCAACACATTTCACTACAGCAGCTCCTTAACATCAAcagaccggttctggttctggtgagcGATGGCCCGGTGGCCGATGTCTCGCCGGTACACGGCGCCCGGGAATCCAACAGCAGCCACGCCCCGATTGGCCGCCTGCAGGGCGACCTCCAGGCTCGACCTCACCGCCGTCACGGCCAGCACTCTGCCGCCACTCGACACCACCCGGTCGTCCTTCAGGGCGGTGCCGGCGTGGAACGCCTGGAGCCCGGCCTCCTGCAGCCGGGTCAGACCTGCAGCACCAAAGATTAGTCACACAAAACACTTCTACATgtggtccagaaccagaaccctgcAGCAGGCCCACCTGTGATCTCGACCCCTTTCACGTAGGAACCCGGGTATCCTGCGCTGGCCATCACCACGGTAACAGCAGAGCTGCCCTGCTGCCACACGGGGACGTTAGAGGCCAGGTTCCCGCTTACGGTGTTCATGATGACGTCATAGAGGTCGCTCTgcagcagaggaagcagaaCCTGGCATTCTGGGTCGCCAAAGCGACAGTTGAACTCCAGAACTTTTGGCCCCCGATTGGTCAGCATGAGGCCCGCGTACAGAACGCCTGGAAACACAACACAATCTTAAAGACTTTACTTTTCCTACATCACCCTTTGACTTCCCTTTAAACTATACAATAATCTCATTTCACAACCCTTTGATCTGTTAAGAACCGTTTTACCCATATAAGGAGTTCCTTCCTGCCTCATCCCATCCACAGTCTTCTGCAGGATCGACTCTCtgatctgctgcagcagctcctcgCTCACCTGCGAGGGACAAATCAGCTATAAACCAGAGAACAGATAAATGACCCTAGCTAATGTCTCCTAGCAACCTGTGGGGTGGGGCAGTAGGCTCCCATCCCGCCCGTGAGGGGCCCCGCGTCTCCGTCCTGGAGTCGCTTGTGGTCCTGAGCCGGTGGCATCGGAGAGACCCAGGTACCGTCGCTGAAGCACagacacttaaaaaaacccaaaacatttagttaataCAGTTTTTAGTAAAGGCTATTAAATAGAGAAAGTCAAATGAACTCACAGACACTTCCTGTCCCTCCAAAAGCTCCTCAATAACAACCGTTGTTCCTGCTGACCCAAAGGCTCCGTCCTACAAGAACAGAACTAGGATTTTAGTCCTACacaaattgtgtatttttggaATTAGCACAAACTCTTTAAAGTTGCATTAGTTCGGTGTGGAGTGCTTTGGGTACTTTCATACCTTCATGATCTCCATGACGGCCCGGCAGGCTTCGTCCCGATCCCCGGCGACGATGACTCCCTTCCCCGCCGCCAGCCCACTGGCCTTCACCACCAGAGCTGGAAAGTCGGCGCTGTGAAGAAAGTCCAAATGGATTCAGAaccaacatttacatttgggtTTCAGTAGAGAACTAGACTCTGAGCGGACCCGCGGATGAAGCTGCAGGCGTCCTGCGGGTCGCTGAAGGAGCCGTAGCGAGCCGTGGGAACGCCGTGACGCTCCATGAACGCCTTTGCGAAACTCTTACTGGACTCCAACCGAGCCGCCGCAGCCGACggtccaaaacacaaaatgcccGCCGCCGTCAGATCGTCCACCATACCTGCAGAGACGATACGGGTCAGAACCGCCTGAGGTTCGATCCCACAATAAGAAACTGGAATCGACTCCACCTGCTGCCAGCGGCGCCTCGGGTCCGACTACGACCAAACCGACGTGGTGGTCCTTACAGAACTGAGCCAGGATGCTATGGTTGCTCACTGACACCTCTGCAGAAACGCAACAGAAAGCTACAGATGCTCACCTCTGGTTTTCAATTCTGTCAAGTGACTTCAGCTAAAATACATCCTATGTTGAGCAGTTAGCAGGTCCAACAGCCCCTCAGGTACCAGAGTTGCTGATCTTGCCGCAGCTGGCGGTTCCTGCGTTTCCGGGAGccaccagaacctgctggacCCGGGGCGACTGGGCCAGCTTCCAGGCCAGCGCGTGTTCCCGTCCCCCGCCTCCTACCACCAGAACCCGCTCCGCCATCGCAACTGGAACCACAAGAGATTCGACTTGAAGGAGGATTTCCTCTCACCGTGTGAAGCCACCGTGCAATCATGCAAGCGCTGACCTTTAGCAGGAAGAGCCGTGACCTTTTCCAGGGGATGGAGGTCCGATGAAATCGTAGAGATCAAACCAATGAGCTGGAAGAAAAACGAAACTGGACTTTTAACACAATCGGCATTGATGTGGAGCCCCAGATTACTGCAGAAACAGAGTAAAGATAAACGGGCCAATCTCTGGGATAACAGAGAGTCCAGTGTTGGACCCTGGCTGAACATGTTCAACTCTGATTGGAGTCACTGGGCTCATGTGACCTCCTGAAACCAACTGATAGAAAAGTACATCTAATAAGCTGGGAGCAGATTTAAAATGCCGCTAGAAAATAATGAAGGTTTTATTTGCATCCATCACTTTTAAGcgtttcttttctaaatattgttGACTTTAAAGTGAATCTAGCAGCAAAAAGACGTCGACATGCACAAAATTTACCAACCTCTGTTGTTATGAACCAAGAATTACTCGCAGCCCGTTTCGCCTGCTGTGCTTTCCCCGCTCTCCGTGGGTGGACTGACCCTCCGTGGAAGCTGCGGGGACACACGTGACGCAACtaaacattaacacacacacacacacacactgcgtGGAGTCACAgtgagaaaaacatgcaaagtttgcacaaaaactaaattactaacgaaaaaagagagagaacagagaAGCTAAAACCGTCGACACGTGTGGAGTCTTACCTTCACCAAATGATGGGAGGAACACTTTTTGGATTCCACTACTTCCTATGGGAGAGGAAGCGCAAAGCATGACGGGAGACGTAGTTCGTTTACCgctaaactgtaaaataaatagttaacaTTTACCTTTAATACACTTTCTAAAGCAATAATGAAGCTTCAATCATCGTTAGAGCTAAATTAGGATTTTAACTATTTCACTACCATAGATGTGGTTAAAATCTATGGCCAGCAAACAGCAAAGGGAAGAAGTTNNNNNNNNNNNNNNNNNNNNNNNNNNNNNNNNNNNNNNNNNNNNNNNNNNNNNNNNNNNNNNNNNNNNNNNNNNNNNNNNNNNNNNNNNNNNNNNNNNNNNNNNNNNNNNNNNNNNNNNNNNNNNNNNNNNNNNNNNNNNNNNNNNNNNNNNNNNNNNNNNNNNNNNNNNNNNNNNNNNNNNNNNNNNNNNNNNNNNNNNNNNNNNNNNNNNNNNNNNNNNNNNNNNNNNNNNNNNNNNNNNNNNNNNNNNNNNNNNNNNNNNNNNNNNNNNNNNNNNNNNNNNNNNNNNNNNNNNNNNNNNNNNNNNNNNNNNNNNNNNNNNNNNNNNNNNNNNNNNNNNNNNNNNNNNNNNNNNNNNNNNNNNNNNNNNNNNNNNNNNNNNNNNNNNNNNNNNNNNNNNNNNNNNNNNNNNNNNNNNNNNNNNNNNNNNNNNNNNNNNNNNNNNNNNNNNNNNNNNNNNNNNNNNNNNNNNNNNNNNNNNNNNNNNNNNNNNNNNNNNNNNNNNNNNNNNNNNNNNNNNNNNNNNNNNNNNNNNNNNNNNNNNNNNNNNNNNNNNNNNNNNNNNNNNNNNNNNNNNNNNNNNNNNNNNNNNNNNNNNNNNNNNNNNNNNNNNNNNNNNNNNNNNNNNNNNNNNNNNNNNNNNNNNNNNNNNNNNNNNNNNNNNNNNNNNNNNNNNNNNNNNNNNNNNNNNNNNNNNNNNNNNNNNNNNNNNNNNNNNNNNNNNNNNNNNNNNNNNNNNNNNNNNNNNNNNNNNNNNNNNNNNNNNNNNNNNNNNNNNNNNNNNNNNNNNNNNNNNNNNNNNNNNNNNNNNNNNNNNNNNNNNNNNNNNNNNNNNNNNNNNNNNNNNNNNNNNNNNNNNNNNNNNNNNNNNNNNNNNNNNNNNNNNNNNNNNNNNNNNNNNNNNNNNNNNNNNNNNNNNNNNNNNNNNNNNNNNNNNNNNNNNNNNNNNNNNNNNNNNNNNNNNNNNNNNNNNNNNNNNNNNNNNNNNNNNNNNNNNNNNNNNNNNNNNNNNNNNNNNNNNNNNNNNNNNNNNNNNNNNNNNNNNNNNNNNNNNNNNNNNNNNNNNNNNNNNNNNNNNNNNNNNNNNNNNNNNNNNNNNNNNNNNNNNNNNNNNNNNNNNNNNNNNNNNNNNNNNNNNNNNNNNNNNNNNNNNNNNNNNNNNNNNNNNNNNNNNNNNNNNNNNNNNNNNNNNNNNNNNNNNNNNNNNNNNNNNNNNNNNNNNNNNNNNNNNNNNNNNNNNNNNNNNNNNNNNNNNNNNNNNNNNNNNNNNNNNNNNNNNNNNNNNNNNNNNNNNNNNNNNNNNNNNNNNNNNNNNNNNNNNNNNNNNNNNNNNNNNNNNNNNNNNNNNNNNNNNNNNNNNNNNNNNNNNNNNNNNNNNNNNNNNNNNNNNNNNNNNNNNNNNNNNNNNNNNNNNNNNNNNNNNNNNNNNNNNNNNNNNNNNNNNNNNNNNNNNNNNNNNNNNNNNNNNNNNNNNNNNNNNNNNNNNNNNNNNNNNNNNNNNNNNNNNNNNNNNNNNNNNNNNNNNNNNNNNNNNNNNNNNNNNNNNNNNNNNNNNNNNNNNNNNNNNNNNNNNNNNNNNNNNNNNNNNNNNNNNNNNNNNNNNNNNNNNNNNNNNNNNNNNNNNNNNNNNNNNNNNNNNNNNNNNNNNNNNNNNNNNNNNNNNNNNNNNNNNNNNNNNNNNNNNNNNNNNNNNNNNNNNNNNNNNNNNNNNNNNNNNNNNNNNNNNNNNNNNNNNNNNNNNNNNNNNNNNNNNNNNNNNNNNNNNNNNNNNNNNNNNNNNNNNNNNNNNNNNNNNNNNNNNNNNNNNNNNNNNNNNNNNNNNNNNNNNNNNNNNNNNNNNNNNNNNNNNNNNNNNNNNNNNNNNNNNNNNNNNNNNNNNNNNNNNNNNNNNNNNNNNNNNNNNNNNNNNNNNNNNNNNNNNNNNNNNNNNNNNNNNNNNNNNNNNNNNNNNNNNNNNNNNNNNNNNNNNNNNNNNNNNNNNNNNNNNNNNNNNNNNNNNNNNNNNNNNNNNNNNNNNNNNNNNNNNNNNNNNNNNNNNNNNNNNNNNNNNNNNNNNNNNNNNNNNNNNNNNNNNNNNNNNNNNNNNNNNNNNNNNNNNNNNNNNNNNNNNNNNNNNNNNNNNNNNNNNNNNNNNNNNNNNNNNNNNNNNNNNNNNNNNNNNNNNNNNNNNNNNNNNNNNNNNNNNNNNNNNNNNNNNNNNNNNNNNNNNNNNNNNNNNNNNNNNNNNNNNNNNNNNNNNNNNNNNNNNNNNNNNNNNNNNNNNNNNNNNNNNNNNNNNNNNNNNNNNNNNNNNNNNNNNNNNNNNNNNNNNNNNNNNNNNNNNNNNNNNNNNNNNNNNNNNNNNNNNNNNNNNNNNNNNNNNNNNNNNNNNNNNNNNNNNNNNNNNNNNNNNNNNNNNNNNNNNNNNNNNNNNNNNNNNNNNNNNNNNNNNNNNNNNNNNNNNNNNNNNNNNNNNNNNNNNNNNNNNNNNNNNNNNNNNNNNNNNNNNNNNNNNNNNNNNNNNNNNNNNNNNNNNNNNNNNNNNNNNNNNNNNNNNNNNNNNNNNNNNNNNNNNNNNNNNNNNNNNNNNNNNNNNNNNNNNNNNNNNNNNNNNNNNNNNNNNNNNNNNNNNNNNNNNNNNNNNNNNNNNNNNNNNNNNNNNNNNNNNNNNNNNNNNNNNNNNNNNNNNNNNNNNNNNNNNNNNNNNNNNNNNNNNNNNNNNNNNNNNNNNNNNNNNNNNNNNNNNNNNNNNNNNNNNNNNNNNNNNNNNNNNNNNNNNNNNNNNNNNNNNNNNNNNNNNNNNNNNNNNNNNNNNNNNNNNNNNNNNNNNNNNNNNNNNNNNNNNNNNNNNNNNNNNNNNNNNNNNNNNNNNNNNNNNNNNNNNNNNNNNNNNNNNNNNNNNNNNNNNNNNNNNNNNNNNNNNNNNNNNNNNNNNNNNNNNNNNNNNNNNNNNNNNNNNNNNNNNNNNNNNNNNNNNNNNNNNNNNNNNNNNNNNNNNNNNNNNNNNNNNNNNNNNNNNNNNNNNNNNNNNNNNNNNNNNNNNNNNNNNNNNNNNNNNNNNNNNNNNNNNNNNNNNNNNNNNNNNNNNNNNNNNNNNNNNNNNNNNNNNNNNNNNNNNNNNNNNNNNNNNNNNNNNNNNNNNNNNNNNNNNNNNNNNNNNNNNNNNNNNNNNNNNNNNNNNNNNNNNNNNNNNNNNNNNNNNNNNNNNNNNNNNNNNNNNNNNNNNNNNNNNNNNNNNNNNNNNNNNNNNNNNNNNNNNNNNNNNNNNNNNNNNNNNNNNNNNNNNNNNNNNNNNNNNNNNNNNNNNNNNNNNNNNNNNNNNNNNNNNNNNNNNNNNNNNNNNNNNNNNNNNNNNNNNNNNNNNNNNNNNNNNNNNNNNNNNNNNNNNNNNNNNNNNNNNNNNNNNNNNNNNNNNNNNNNNNNNNNNNNNNNNNNNNNNNNNNNNNNNNNNNNNNNNNNNNNNNNNNNNNNNNNNNNNNNNNNNNNNNNNNNNNNNNNNNNNNNNNNNNNNNNNNNNNNNNNNNNNNNNNNNNNNNNNNNNNNNNNNNNNNNNNNNNNNNNNNNNNNNNNNNNNNNNNNNNNNNNNNNNNNNNNNNNNNNNNNNNNNNNNNNNNNNNNNNNNNNNNNNNNNNNNNNNNNNNNNNNNNNNNNNNNNNNNNNNNNNNNNNNNNNNNNNNNNNNNNNNNNNNNNNNNNNNNNNNNNNNNNNNNNNNNNNNNNNNNNNNNNNNNNNNNNNNNNNNNNNNNNNNNNNNNNNNNNNNNNNNNNNNNNNNNNNNNNNNNNNNNNNNNNNNNNNNNNNNNNNNNNNNNNNNNNNNNNNNNNNNNNNNNNNNNNNNNNNNNNNNNNNNNNNNNNNNNNNNNNNNNNNNNNNNNNNNNNNNNNNNNNNNNNNNNNNNNNNNNNNNNNNNNNNNNNNNNNNNNNNNNNNNNNNNNNNNNNNNNNNNNNNNNNNNNNNNNNNNNNNNNNNNNNNNNNNNNNNNNNNNNNNNNNNNNNNNNNNNNNNNNNNNNNNNNNNNNNNNNNNNNNNNNNNNNNNNNNNNNNNNNNNNNNNNNNNNNNNNNNNNNNNNNNNNNNNNNNNNNNNNNNNNNNNNNNNNNNNNNNNNNNNNNNNNNNNNNNNNNNNNNNNNNNNNNNNNNNNNNNNNNNNNNNNNNNNNNNNNNNNNNNNNNNNNNNNNNNNNNNNNNNNNNNNNNNNNNNNNNNNNNNNNNNNNNNNNNNNNNNNNNNNNNNNNNNNNNNNNNNNNNNNNNNNNNNNNNNNNNNNNNNNNNNNNNNNNNNNNNNNNNNNNNNNNNNNNNNNNNNNNNNNNNNNNNNNNNNNNNNNNNNNNNNNNNNNNNNNNNNNNNNNNNNNNNNNNNNNNNNNNNNNNNNNNNNNNNNNNNNNNNNNNNNNNNNNNNNNNNNNNNNNNNNNNNNNNNNNNNNNNNNNNNNNNNNNNNNNNNNNNNNNNNNNNNNNNNNNNNNNNNNNNNNNNNNNNNNNNNNNNNNNNNNNNNNNNNNNNNNNNNNNNNNNNNNNNNNNNNNNNNNNNNNNNNNNNNNNNNNNNNNNNNNNNNNNNNNNNNNNNNNNNNNNNNNNNNNNNNNNNNNNNNNNNNNNNNNNNNNNNNNNNNNNNNNNNNNNNNNNNNNNNNNNNNNNNNNNNNNNNNNNNNNNNNNNNNNNNNNNNNNNNNNNNNNNNNNNNNNNNNNNNNNNNNNNNNNNNNNNNNNNNNNNNNNNNNNNNNNNNNNNNNNNNNNNNNNNNNNNNNNNNNNNNNNNNNNNNNNNNNNNNNNNNNNNNNNNNNNNNNNNNNNNNNNNNNNNNNNNNNNNNNNNNNNNNNNNNNNNNNNNNNNNNNNNNNNNNNNNNNNNNNNNNNNNNNNNNNNNNNNNNNNNNNNNNNNNNNNNNNNNNNNNNNNNNNNNNNNNNNNNNNNNNNNNNNNNNNNNNNNNNNNNNNNNNNNNNNNNNNNNNNNNNNNNNNNNNNNNNNNNNNNNNNNNNNNNNNNNNNNNNNNNNNNNNNNNNNNNNNNNNNNNNNNNNNNNNNNNNNNNNNNNNNNNNNNNNNNNNNNNNNNNNNNNNNNNNNNNNNNNNNNNNNNNNNNNNNNNNNNNNNNNNNNNNNNNNNNNNNNNNNNNNNNNNNNNNNNNNNNNNNNNNNNNNNNNNNNNNNNNNNNNNNNNNNNNNNNNNNNNNNNNNNNNNNNNNNNNNNNNNNNNNNNNNNNNNNNNNNNNNNNNNNNNNNNNNNNNNNNNNNNNNNNNNNNNNNNNNNNNNNNNNNNNNNNNNNNNNNNNNNNNNNNNNNNNNNNNNNNNNNNNNNNNNNNNNNNNNNNNNNNNNNNNNNNNNNNNNNNNNNNNNNNNNNNNNNNNNNNNNNNNNNNNNNNNNNNNNNNNNNNNNNNNNNNNNNNNNNNNNNNNNNNNNNNNNNNNNNNNNNNNNNNNNNNNNNNNNNNNNNNNNNNNNNNNNNNNNNNNNNNNNNNNNNNNNNNNNNNNNNNNNNNNNNNNNNNNNNNNNNNNNNNNNNNNNNNNNNNNNNNNNNNNNNNNNNNNNNNNNNNNNNNNNNNNNNNNNNNNNNNNNNNNNNNNNNNNNNNNNNNNNNNNNNNNNNNNNNNNNNNNNNNNNNNNNNNNNNNNNNNNNNNNNNNNNNNNNNNNNNNNNNNNNNNNNNNNNNNNNNNNNNNNNNNNNNNNNNNNNNNNNNNNNNNNNNNNNNNNNNNNNNNNNNNNNNNNNNNNNNNNNNNNNNNNNNNNNNNNNNNNNNNNNNNNNNNNNNNNNNNNNNNNNNNNNNNNNNNNNNNNNNNNNNNNNNNNNNNNNNNNNNNNNNNNNNNNNNNNNNNNNNNNNNNNNNNNNNNNNNNNNNNNNNNNNNNNNNNNNNNNNNNNNNNNNNNNNNNNNNNNNNNNNNNNNNNNNNNNNNNNNNNNNNNNNNNNNNNNNNNNNNNNNNNNNNNNNNNNNNNNNNNNNNNNNNNNNNNNNNNNNNNNNNNNNNNNNNNNNNNNNNNNNNNNNNNNNNNNNNNNNNNNNNNNNNNNNNNNNNNNNNNNNNNNNNNNNNNNNNNNNNNNNNNNNNNNNNNNNNNNNNNNNNNNNNNNNNNNNNNNNNNNNNNNNNNNNNNNNNNNNNNNNNNNNNNNNNNNNNNNNNNNNNNNNNNNNNNNNNNNNNNNNNNNNNNNNNNNNNNNNNNNNNNNNNNNNNNNNNNNNNNNNNNNNNNNNNNNNNNNNNNNNNNNNNNNNNNNNNNNNNNNNNNNNNNNNNNNNNNNNNNNNNNNNNNNNNNNNNNNNNNNNNNNNNNNNNNNNNNNNNNNNNNNNNNNNNNNNNNNNNNNNNNNNNNNNNNNNNNNNNNNNNNNNNNNNNNNNNNNNNNNNNNNNNNNNNNNNNNNNNNNNNNNNNNNNNNNNNNNNNNNNNNNNNNNNNNNNNNNNNNNNNNNNNNNNNNNNNNNNNNNNNNNNNNNNNNNNNNNNNNNNNNNNNNNNNNNNNNNNNNNNNNNNNNNNNNNNNNNNNNNNNNNNNNNNNNNNNNNNNNNNNNNNNNNNNNNNNNNNNNNNNNNNNNNNNNNNNNNNNNNNNNNNNNNNNNNNNNNNNNNNNNNNNNNNNNNNNNNNNNNNNNNNNNNNNNNNNNNNNNNNNNNNNNNNNNNNNNNNNNNNNNNNNNNNNNNNNNNNNNNNNNNNNNNNNNNNNNNNNNNNNNNNNNNNNNNNNNNNNNNNNNNNNNNNNNNNNNNNNNNNNNNNNNNNNNNNNNNNNNNNNNNNNNNNNNNNNNNNNNNNNNNNNNNNNNNNNNNNNNNNNNNNNNNNNNNNNNNNNNNNNNNNNNNNNNNNNNNNNNNNNNNNNNNNNNNNNNNNNNNNNNNNNNNNNNNNNNNNNNNNNNNNNNNNNNNNNNNNNNNNNNNNNNNNNNNNNNNNNNNNNNNNNNNNNNNNNNNNNNNNNNNNNNNNNNNNNNNNNNNNNNNNNNNNNNNNNNNNNNNNNNNNNNNNNNNNNNNNNNNNNNNNNNNNNNNNNNNNNNNNNNNNNNNNNNNNNNNNNNNNNNNNNNNNNNNNNNNNNNNNNNNNNNNNNNNNNNNNNNNNNNNNNNNNNNNNNNNNNNNNNNNNNNNNNNNNNNNNNNNNNNNNNNNNNNNNNNNNNNNNNNNNNNNNNNNNNNNNNNNNNNNNNNNNNNNNNNNNNNNNNNNNNNNNNNNNNNNNNNNNNNNNNNNNNNNNNNNNNNNNNNNNNNNNNNNNNNNNNNNNNNNNNNNNNNNNNNNNNNNNNNNNNNNNNNNNNNNNNNNNNNNNNNNNNNNNNNNNNNNNNNNNNNNNNNNNNNNNNNNNNNNNNNNNNNNNNNNNNNNNNNNNNNNNNNNNNNNNNNNNNNNNNNNNNNNNNNNNNNNNNNNNNNNNNNNNNNNNNNNNNNNNNNNNNNNNNNNNNNNNNNNNNNNNNNNNNNNNNNNNNNNNNNNNNNNNNNNNNNNNNNNNNNNNNNNNNNNNNNNNNNNNNNNNNNNNNNNNNNNNNNNNNNNNNNNNNNNNNNNNNNNNNNNNNNNNNNNNNNNNNNNNNNNNNNNNNNNNNNNNNNNNNNNNNNNNNNNNNNNNNNNNNNNNNNNNNNNNNNNNNNNNNNNNNNNNNNNNNNNNNNNNNNNNNNNNNNNNNNNNNNNNNNNNNNNNNNNNNNNNNNNNNNNNNNNNNNNNNNNNNNNNNNNNNNNNNNNNNNNNNNNNNNNNNNNNNNNNNNNNNNNNNNNNNNNNNNNNNNNNNNNNNNNNNNNNNNNNNNNNNNNNNNNNNNNNNNNNNNNNNNNNNNNNNNNNNNNNNNNNNNNN
This region of Xiphophorus hellerii strain 12219 chromosome 24, Xiphophorus_hellerii-4.1, whole genome shotgun sequence genomic DNA includes:
- the LOC116715899 gene encoding trifunctional purine biosynthetic protein adenosine-3-like isoform X2, which translates into the protein MAERVLVVGGGGREHALAWKLAQSPRVQQVLVAPGNAGTASCGKISNSEVSVSNHSILAQFCKDHHVGLVVVGPEAPLAAGMVDDLTAAGILCFGPSAAAARLESSKSFAKAFMERHGVPTARYGSFSDPQDACSFIRGADFPALVVKASGLAAGKGVIVAGDRDEACRAVMEIMKDGAFGSAGTTVVIEELLEGQEVSCLCFSDGTWVSPMPPAQDHKRLQDGDAGPLTGGMGAYCPTPQVSEELLQQIRESILQKTVDGMRQEGTPYMGVLYAGLMLTNRGPKVLEFNCRFGDPECQVLLPLLQSDLYDVIMNTVSGNLASNVPVWQQGSSAVTVVMASAGYPGSYVKGVEITGLTRLQEAGLQAFHAGTALKDDRVVSSGGRVLAVTAVRSSLEVALQAANRGVAAVGFPGAVYRRDIGHRAIAHQNQNRRLTYKDSGVDIAAGNQLVDIIKPLARATTRPGCDAELGGFAGLFDLKAAGFVDPILVSGTDGVGTKLKIAQACGRHGGLGQDLVAMCVNDVLAHGAEPLFFLDYFSCGSLDVEVAASIVGGVAKACEAAGCALLGGETAEMPGVYAAGEYDLAGFCVGAAERGALLPRLQDISEGDVLIGVASSGIHSNGFSLVRKVLERSKLSLSSAAPFGNQDQTVGEVLLTPTKIYSRLLLPVLRSGAVKAYAHITGGGLLENLPRVLPQGLAAELDASQWRIPAVFSWLYEEGSLSEEETSRTFNCGLGAVLVVGPADAQKVLSQLQVHDEAWVVGSLVPKQPDVSSVVVFNLKQSLMNAGTVDVKEHGFHGNQITAPKKSRVAVLISGTGTNLQALIDQAKAPCSSAEIVLVVSNRPGVQGLKRAALAGIQTRVVDHKLYGSRAEFDATIDLVLKEFGVELVCLAGFMRILTGIFVKKWHGRLLNIHPSLLPSFKGVNAQQQALQARVLITGCTVHFVAEEVDAGAVVVQEAVPVLVGDTEESLSARIREAEHKAFPKALELVASGAVQLGPDGNIVWKQGR
- the LOC116715899 gene encoding trifunctional purine biosynthetic protein adenosine-3-like isoform X1; protein product: MAERVLVVGGGGREHALAWKLAQSPRVQQVLVAPGNAGTASCGKISNSEVSVSNHSILAQFCKDHHVGLVVVGPEAPLAAGMVDDLTAAGILCFGPSAAAARLESSKSFAKAFMERHGVPTARYGSFSDPQDACSFIRGADFPALVVKASGLAAGKGVIVAGDRDEACRAVMEIMKDGAFGSAGTTVVIEELLEGQEVSCLCFSDGTWVSPMPPAQDHKRLQDGDAGPLTGGMGAYCPTPQVSEELLQQIRESILQKTVDGMRQEGTPYMGVLYAGLMLTNRGPKVLEFNCRFGDPECQVLLPLLQSDLYDVIMNTVSGNLASNVPVWQQGSSAVTVVMASAGYPGSYVKGVEITGLTRLQEAGLQAFHAGTALKDDRVVSSGGRVLAVTAVRSSLEVALQAANRGVAAVGFPGAVYRRDIGHRAIAHQNQNRRRLTYKDSGVDIAAGNQLVDIIKPLARATTRPGCDAELGGFAGLFDLKAAGFVDPILVSGTDGVGTKLKIAQACGRHGGLGQDLVAMCVNDVLAHGAEPLFFLDYFSCGSLDVEVAASIVGGVAKACEAAGCALLGGETAEMPGVYAAGEYDLAGFCVGAAERGALLPRLQDISEGDVLIGVASSGIHSNGFSLVRKVLERSKLSLSSAAPFGNQDQTVGEVLLTPTKIYSRLLLPVLRSGAVKAYAHITGGGLLENLPRVLPQGLAAELDASQWRIPAVFSWLYEEGSLSEEETSRTFNCGLGAVLVVGPADAQKVLSQLQVHDEAWVVGSLVPKQPDVSSVVVFNLKQSLMNAGTVDVKEHGFHGNQITAPKKSRVAVLISGTGTNLQALIDQAKAPCSSAEIVLVVSNRPGVQGLKRAALAGIQTRVVDHKLYGSRAEFDATIDLVLKEFGVELVCLAGFMRILTGIFVKKWHGRLLNIHPSLLPSFKGVNAQQQALQARVLITGCTVHFVAEEVDAGAVVVQEAVPVLVGDTEESLSARIREAEHKAFPKALELVASGAVQLGPDGNIVWKQGR